From a region of the Methanobrevibacter sp. V74 genome:
- a CDS encoding transposase, which yields MSEKSREIEEMEDEFQLMYLASTIVDGAFNFFKIKRKISNVGKPPFDLKDMIKLIFYGYINKITSTVELAYNAKYNYLYNLISHFIEPSDRTIRDYCKYFSTNLPINYEFYSDCGK from the coding sequence TTGAGCGAAAAAAGTAGGGAAATTGAAGAAATGGAAGATGAATTTCAACTTATGTATCTTGCATCAACAATCGTTGATGGTGCGTTTAATTTCTTTAAAATCAAACGAAAAATTTCCAATGTTGGAAAACCACCTTTTGACCTCAAAGATATGATAAAACTAATTTTTTATGGATATATTAATAAAATAACAAGCACTGTGGAGTTAGCTTATAATGCAAAGTACAATTATTTGTATAATTTAATTTCACATTTTATAGAACCAAGTGACAGAACAATACGAGATTATTGTAAGTATTTTTCAACAAATTTACCAATTAATTATGAGTTTTATTCTGATTGTGGCAAATAG